In Kaistella sp. 97-N-M2, the sequence AAAATTAGGGAAAAATCGTCAGATGGTTCGGATGTTTTCAGGAGATAATCAACATCCTGAAAATGATCGAGCAAAAACCGGTGTTCCTGTTCGCCGGAAAATAACTCGGTAGAAACTTTCTTCTGAACTGTTTGAACCGATTTGTTTGCAATAAACTGAATGCAGGCTTTTGAATCCCGCTGAAAGCCTTGAAAGCGCGGAAAATAATAATCATTGTACGTTCCGTTATAAATAAGATCCGAAATTCGCGAAAAAGTAAAAGAGTTGAGGTTGTTGAGGTGAAAAAAAAGTTCATGCTCCGGAATTTCCTTTGCCAGACGAACCAAACCTAAAGTGATTTCTTCATCGTCGTCGTCAATGTCAAGCAGTATCTTTTGAGATTTCAATGATGCTTTGTTTTTTATTTAAAATATAAAAGGCTCTTTGGGCGGCTTTTTCTTCGGCTTTCTTTTTGGAAGTTTCCGTCGCGTTGGATATTTTTTCGTTATCCAGCCAAACGTAGCTTCGGAAAACCAGGTTTTTATTGGCCTGCGTTTCTTCGCACGTTTCGTACCTGATGTTGACTTTCTTTTTCTGGCTCCATTCCAGCAGTAAGCCTTTGTAGCTCACAATCTTGTTTTCAAGTTTATTGATTTCCGACGGTGTTAAAAGCCTTTCCAAAACAACTTTCTTGCAGGTTTCATAATCCACGTCGAGATAAAGTGCGCCAATTAAGGATTCCAGCAGATTTCCGGCGATATTTTCGCTTAAGGTTGTTGGCGATTCATTTTGCAGAAACTGCGTTAAATTCAGTTCTGTACCTAACTTATTTAGGTTTTTGCGGTTGACGATCTTCGATTTCATCTGCGTTAAATATCCTTCGTTCGCTTCCGGATAAGTGGCGAAAAGATGACACGAAATAATCGCTCCCAAAACAGAATCACCCAGAAATTCAAGTCTTTCGTAATTTTTAATCTGTTTGTTTCGGGAAGAGGTTTTTAGAGAAAATGCTTCGCGGTAAAGATTGATGTTTTGAACTTCGCAACCAGTAATTTTACTGATTTCGGTGGTCAAAAAATAATCTTTTTCCGAGAGATTCTTTTTTCTGTTGCTGAGGAAGTGAGAAAGGTATTTCTTTAACTCCATCCGTTTTGTCTTAGATTTTGGTAAAGAGAACACAGGCATTGTGGCCACCAAAACCGAAAGTGTTGCTCATGCCAATATTAACTTCTTTTTTAACAGCATGATTGAAGGTGAAATTTAGACGGCTGTCTATCTTTTCGTCATCGGTGAAATGGTTAATGGTCGGCGGAACAATACTGTGTGTAATGGTGTGCAATACTGCAATAGCTTCAATAACACCTGCTGCACCTAAAAGGTGACCGGTAATGGATTTGGTCGAATTTATTTGAATATCGAAAGCATGTTCGCCCAATAAGCGGGAAATCGCGTTGGATTCGGCGATGTCTCCCAATGGAGTAGAAGTCCCATGCATGTTAATGTGATCTACTTCGTCGGCCGTTACTCCTGCGTCTTCGAGACAATTTTTCATTACGAGATAGGCACCTAAACCTTCAGGATGTGGCGCCGTCATATGGTAAGCATCTGCGCTCATTCCACCACCCTTTAATTCTGCGTAAATAGTAGCACCACGTTTTATGGCGTGTTCGTACTCTTCCAAAATAATCGTTCCTGCACCTTCGCCTAAAACAAAACCGTCACGGTCTTTATCGAACGGGCGTGAGGCTGTTTTGGGATCTTCATTTCTTGTTGAAAGCGCCATCATCGCATTAAATCCACCAACTCCACTTGCCGTAACTGCAGCTTCGGAACCTCCACAAACAATAACGTCGGCTTTTCCGAGCTGGATGAGCATTTTGCCATCAATTAGAGCGTTGGCTGAAGAAGCGCACGCTGACACGGTGGTATAATTAGGACCATGAAATCCGTATTCTATGGAAATATGACCGCCTGTAATATCGGCAATCATCTTCGGAATAAAGAAGGGATTAAATCGGGGAACATCGGTATTTGCCCACCCTAAAACTTCCT encodes:
- the fabF gene encoding beta-ketoacyl-ACP synthase II, which codes for MELKRVVVTGFGAITPVGNNAKDYWESLVRGESGAAPITLFDATNFKTKFACEVKNFDPLNYFDKKESKKMDRNTQFGVVAAREAVAHSRIMEDNVDKNRVGVIWGSGIGGLSTFEQEVLGWANTDVPRFNPFFIPKMIADITGGHISIEYGFHGPNYTTVSACASSANALIDGKMLIQLGKADVIVCGGSEAAVTASGVGGFNAMMALSTRNEDPKTASRPFDKDRDGFVLGEGAGTIILEEYEHAIKRGATIYAELKGGGMSADAYHMTAPHPEGLGAYLVMKNCLEDAGVTADEVDHINMHGTSTPLGDIAESNAISRLLGEHAFDIQINSTKSITGHLLGAAGVIEAIAVLHTITHSIVPPTINHFTDDEKIDSRLNFTFNHAVKKEVNIGMSNTFGFGGHNACVLFTKI
- a CDS encoding IPExxxVDY family protein — translated: MKSQKILLDIDDDDEEITLGLVRLAKEIPEHELFFHLNNLNSFTFSRISDLIYNGTYNDYYFPRFQGFQRDSKACIQFIANKSVQTVQKKVSTELFSGEQEHRFLLDHFQDVDYLLKTSEPSDDFSLILLPENLMFPIQSFPLSPIEELYQIIQYYE
- the rnc gene encoding ribonuclease III is translated as MELKKYLSHFLSNRKKNLSEKDYFLTTEISKITGCEVQNINLYREAFSLKTSSRNKQIKNYERLEFLGDSVLGAIISCHLFATYPEANEGYLTQMKSKIVNRKNLNKLGTELNLTQFLQNESPTTLSENIAGNLLESLIGALYLDVDYETCKKVVLERLLTPSEINKLENKIVSYKGLLLEWSQKKKVNIRYETCEETQANKNLVFRSYVWLDNEKISNATETSKKKAEEKAAQRAFYILNKKQSIIEISKDTA